CGGTGACCCCGTAGGCAACCTTCCGGCAGGTTTCGCCTCGGCGGCAGTTCTGGCCTGCGGAGCGCAGGCGGCGAGGCTGAGTATCGTCCCGCCGGCGAGGGCCATGAATGACCTGCGCCCGACGGATGTGTGCGCGAAATTACGTGACATGGCAGATTCCTGATCGATGGGCGGCTGAAGGGAATGCTCAGACGGCGAGGTAGGAACCGTCGTGGAACAGGAGTGGGCTGCGCCCCTCGTCGAGCCAGGAGTCCACGACCCGGGCGATGACGATCCGGTGGTCGCCCGCCGGGACGAGCTGCTCGATGTCAAGCCGCATCCAGCCGGCAACACCGTCGAGGACCGGCTCACCCTGCGGCAGTCGCCGCCAGTTGGTCGGCGCCGCGAACCGGTCGATGCCGCTGGTGGCGAACGTGGTGGCCAGTGCCTGCTGGTCGGCGCCGAGGAAATTGACCACGGCGGTGGCGGACCGCTCGACATGAGGCCAGGAGGAAGTGGTGGTCCCGATGGCGAAGGAGACCAGCGGCGGATCGAGCGACAAAGAGGTGAGTGAGGTGGCGGTGAAGCCGACCGGCCCCAGGCCGGCGTCCGCGGTGACGACGACGACACCGGCGGGATACCTGCGAAATGCCTGTTTGAACCGCCCCGGCGCAATGCCCGTAGCGGTGGATGTCGCGGAATGCGAAGACACGGCGACAGTCAACTTCTCTCCCGAGATGGAATGTCGAAAAAAAGGAATCGGCACGCGAACGGAAAAGCCAGAGCGGGCAGGCCGAGGAGACGAGACGTGCAGGCGCAGAGAGGTACGTAGAGAGGTACGCACTACGATGCGGAGCACCCGTGTAAATCAGTCGCTGTTTATCGGCGGCCCGGACAGAGGCGGCAACAGGAACGCCGGGCGAAGAGGCCGACCGGCACAGCCGCCCAGCAGCGGCATGCCACTGAGGGCAGGCGCTGGGGAATCCGCTGTCGGCCGGTCATGAATCCATCTTCCCGTTCGGTTCAGGAGTCGGTCAATAATGCAACATTCTGAATTAAGTCGAGACCAGAAAATACTGCTCAGGAGACGGCGGGCAGCGCGGGCCACGAGCCCAGCGGGTCCCCGTACAGCGCCCCCAGCGCCACCGCGCCACCGGCGGTGGCCAACACCGATCCGGTGAAACTGCTGGGCACCACGGCTCGTTCGGGGTCGTCGCAGACCCAGGAGCGCTCGGCCACTTCCGCCCGCAGATCGGCGAGACACTGTGGCAGTCGGCCCGCACCAGGCTCGACGACCACCAGGACCTCGGGGTCGAACATGTCCAGGAGCAGTGCCGCTGCTCTGCCGACGAGCCGCGCCCGACGACGGAAGAGCGCCACCGCCCGCGCCTCACCGGCCAGCGCCTGATCCAGCAGCTGCGTGAACGATCCGGCCGGCAGACCCTGTTCGGCCGCACGCCGCACCATGGCGTGCTCCGACACCTCGGACTGCAAGCACCCGGTCTGCCCGCACGGGCAGGGCTCCGCGCCGCCGGAGCCGGCCGACCCGAGCGGCAGGTGAGCCACACTGCCCGCCCCCGAGCGCGGTCCGAGGTGTATGGCCCCTGCAGTGGCGAAAGCCGCGTCCACGACCGCACCGACGAACAGGAGCACCGCGCTGGCCCGGGTGGTGACCTCGCCCAGCATCTGCTCGGCGCGCGCCAACGCCCGTGCATGACTGTCCACTTGGACCTGCAGTCCGGTCGCCGCAGCGAGAACATCACGTACTGGCACATTGCGCCAGCCGAGTTGCGGATGCTCGATGACCAGTCCGGCCTCCGGGTCCACCCGGTGTCCGGTGGCCACCCCCAAACCGAACACCGTCCGTCCAGCCGCATGGGCCGCCAGCAGCCGGGGAAGACGAGCTGCCAGGTCACCGAGAATCCGCTGCGGTTCGGTGCCTCGGTGCGACTGGCGGTCCACAGCCAGGATCCGGCCACGCAGGTCCATGAGGGAGACGGTCGAGTGGGCGACCGCGATATGTGCGCCGGCCACCAGATAGCGGCTGGTGTCGATCTCCAACGGTATGTGAGGCCGCCCCAATCCCTTCGGCCCGGTGACCTGCGCACTCTCGCGGATGAGACCACGGGCCACAAGCCGGCCGGTGTGTCCGGTCACGGATGCGGGCGAAAGACCGGTGAGCCGGGCGACGGTGGAACGGGCGACCGGGCCGTGGTCGAGAACGGCGCTCAGAACGGACCCAGCGCCGGAGACACGACGGGCCGGTGCAACGGCGGGGATGTCCGAGCGACGCAGCGACATGGGACCACGACGGGCAGGCGCAGAGAGACTCTTCACGGATGTCTTCCAGGCTCGGTGGCAGCGGGCGATGCGGGTGCGTGCTCCTCTACGGAGCCTTGAGGACAGAACCTGCCGGACTCACGGTCGGCAGAATGTCGCTTCTCCCGGTGGAAGGGCGCCCCGCGAAGAGCCGAGCAGGAGAGGTCCCTGGTGGCAGGCCCGCGCGGGCACGGCGTTCAGGCCCGGTGACACGCCGCGGAGCACACACGCTTCAGGTCGACATGACCTCGAGTCGTCAGGTGTGCGGATCGCTGCATGGCCCGGAACGTAGCCGGAACGCTATTACCCGGTCAAACCACTGACCGCATCATGGACAGGGATGGAACGGAGATGCCGACTCCGCCCAACTCCGCCTGATCTCATGCTCCGAAGGCGAGGACTCGAACCGCCAACCGCGGCGACGGCCGAGAACTCGCCGGTGACGCCAGTGAGGAAGTAGGTGTTCGTCAAGCGGCGCACGAACGACCTCGAAGACCGGCAGCCATCACGCCGCATGCTCTGGACAGCCGACCGGATTCACAGGACTGCCGTACGCCCGTAACGGAGCGCCGTTGACCGCCAGGGGCGAAATTGCGAGCATCGGCGCATGGCCTCTCCGTTCCCGCTCCCGTGCTGTACGGACTCCCACCGCCGCTGAGCGTGCCTCGCTCCGCGGCTCTCTGCCGTCCTACCGTTGAGCGAGGGAGCCATGACCGCCATCTCCGATCATGCCCGGCCGCCGCTACTCGTTGCTCTGCCCGCGCGACCGGAACCGCTGTCCGTCGAGGGCGGCGGCCCGGGCGCCCTGCTGCGTACGCTGCTGCGCGACGGACCCGCCGCGCGCACGGAACTCGTGACCAGAACCCGGCTCAGCCCGGCCGCGGTGTCGCGCCACACGGCGGAGCTGATCGGGCTCGGGCTGCTGCGCGAACTGCCGCCGCGTGTAAGCCCGCCGCGCGCCGGGCGGCCGCAGGTGCCGGTGGCGATCGACCCCGGCCACCACGTCGCCTGCGGGGTACACATCGCCCTGGAACACATGACCTTCGCCGTGGTGGATCTGCTGGGCCGGGTCACGGCGCAGCGGCGGCTGGCACATCCGGGCGGGCCGCGGCAGGTGCTGGAGCAGATCGGCAGGGTCCTGCCCGGCTTCCTCGGCCGGCACGCGGCGGGGCGCTCGGTGCTCGGCCTCGGCGTCGTGACCGGTGGTTGGGTCGACGCCGAGCAGGGAACGGTGATCGAGCATGCGCCCCTCGGTTGGCGGGATGTGCCGGTTCGGCGCGTGCTTGGCGCCACGACCAGGTTGCCGGTGCATGTGGACGGGCACGCGCGGGCGCTGGCACACGCCGAGTTGCTCTTCGGCGCGGGGGCAGGGCGCTCGGACCTGGTACAGCTCTTCGTCGGCAATGTGGTGGACGCCGCGATCGCGGCCGGTGGCAGCGTGCTGCGCGGGCGCCGGTCCGGGGCGGGCGATGTGGCCCATCTGCCGCTGGGCCACATCGGTCAGGCCTGCGGGTGTGGTCGTACCGGCTGTCTGCAGACCGCCGTGTCGGAACTTGCCGTGGCCGAGCGTGCCTTCGAAACCGGGGCCATCCCCGCGCCGGACTTCGCTCTGCTCCTCGACCGGGCCCGCCAAGGCCACCACGAGGCGCTGCGGGTGCTGCGCGAGAGGCTGCGCACCGTCGGGCGTGCGGCAGCGCTGCTGCTCGATGTCCTCAATCCGGAACTGCTGGTGGTCGTCGAGCGCACGGCGCTGACCTTCCCCGAGCTGCTGCCGGACCTGTACGAGGAGATTGCCGCACACTCGCATCTGTGCGGCGATCCCGAACGGGCCGTCGTCCCCAGCAGTTTCGGGCCTCACGTGCTGGCGGTCGCGGCCGGATCGGTCGTGCTCGACGCGGTGTACCGGAGGCCGATGGAGCTGCGCACAGCGCGCTCCGCGTAGCGCCGGCGAGCTGTGCCGGCGCCCGGTCGCCGCATGCCGCTCGCCCGCGACGGCCCGTGCTTTCACAGTGGCGGGCAGATCCCCGGACCGGCACGGCCCGCCCCACCCGCAGTCCGTTTCTTCCACGGCGTCGCAAATTATTGTCGCCCCGTCAGCCAGCGCGGAGAATCGCCCTATGGATGCGACAGGGAGGGCCACGGCGCGTGACGCCGCCGGACGGGAGACGGTCAACGCCTTCCGCGCCCACCACTTCGCCGGACTGGGCTGTAGTCGGCCCGCCGGCCACGCGCGCTGAGCCGAGCGCCACCGACGCGTCGTCCGTCTCCTGGTTGCTGCTTCCCTTCCCCGCCCCGTAGAGGGCTGCCTTCCTCGTACACCTCGGTACACCTTCACCAGTCAACGCATCTGCGCATGCGCACATTGGAGCTGCCCTGCCATGTCTGCACCCACCCAGACCGTCCTCGACATCGTCAAGGTCGCCGGAAACATCGGCGCCGAGATACACGGCGTCGACCTCGCCTCCGACCTGCCGGACGACACCGTCGCGGCAATTCGCGCCGCCCTCCTGGAGCACAAGGTCGTCTTCTTCCGCGGTCAGGACCTCGACGAGGCGAGCCATGAGCGCTTCGCCCGCGGCTTCGGCACCCCCACCACCGCGCACCCGACCGTCCCCGCCCTGGAGGGTGCCCCGGCCGTTCTCGACCTGGACTACGGAAAGACCACATCCCGGGCCAACCACTGGCACACGGACGTCACATTCGTGCAGCGTCCGCCGCTGGGATCCATCCTGCGCGCGGTGACCATCCCGCCCTATGGCGGCGACACCGTGTGGGCCAACACGGCCACGGCGTACGCAAATCTGCCGGAGGAGCTGCGTGCGCTCGCCGACCAGCTGTGGGTGGTGCACTCAAACCAGTACGACTACGCGGCCTACAAGCCGGCGGACGACACGGAGGCGGCCAAGCGCCACCGTGCCGTCTTCACGTCGGTCGCGTACGAGACCGAGCACCCGGTGGTACGTGTGCACCCCGAGAGCGGTGAACGGGTGCTGGTGCTCGGCGGTTTCGCGCGCCGGTTCGTGGGCTGGTCCGCGGAGGACTCGCGCGAGTTGCTGCGGTTGTTCCAGTCGTACGTGACAGAGCTGGAGAACACCGTACGGTGGCGCTGGGCCCCTGGCGATGTCGCCTTCTGGGACAACCGCGCCACGCAGCACTACGCGGTGGCCGACTACGGCACTCTCCCCCGCCGCGTACAGCGGATCACGCTCGCCGGTGATGTCCCGGTGTCGGTGAACGGCACCCACAGCAGGGCCGTCACCGGTGACGACACCACGTACAACACCGCCCTCGCCCTGCCCGATGACGGAGGCGGTAATGCATAGGCCTAGGAGAGAGCTCGTCGCCCCCTGGCGCTCGGGCTGCACCTGCCGGTCGCCACGGCCGGTGGAGGGGACACCACCGCGGCTACGTCGTCGGACGGCGGCGGCAGTCGGGGCAAGGTGACGCTCCGGTCGGCGACCAAGGGAAGAGTCCGCTGACCGCTCTCGAGGTGTCCGGCGGCGAGCGCGGCAGGTGAAGAACCTGCCGTACAAGGTGCTGTTCCACATCGACAGTGGGCCGGCAACGTTCTCGAGTCCGGGACGGTCGACGCCGCCACGACCTCCGAGGAGACCCGCGCCAAGTACCTGCAGGACATCCCGACGCCGTCCAGGTCATCAACGGCTGTGCGGTGTCGCCGGGTTACAGCTTCCGGCTGGCCACCGACAAGGCGGTGGCCGACCCGGCCAAGCGCGAGGCGCTGCTGGACTTCACCGCACCTCTGGTGAAGGCCAACGCGTAGGTCCTCTCCCAGCCGGACGCGTGGGACGACGCCTCCTACGTCTCGCAAGCAGACGCCCCTGGGCAAGCAGGTCTTCCAGACCACGGGCACGACCGCCTACGTCCCCATCGACGACGGCGTCGTCGCGCCCCAGAAGAAGCACGCCGACCTCTACACCGAGATCGGCCGGATTCCGCAGAAGGCCGACCTCTCCAAGCAGTTCGACCCCTCCGTCACCAACGACTTCAACGCAGAGCTCGCCGCAGCACAGAAGGGCTGACCACCATGACCTCGACCATCTCGTCGAAGCCGACGACCTCCACCGCGACCGCACGCCCCGCCTCCGGCCACACCGGCGCCGACATCTCCGGCGTCGACATCTCCAAGCCCCTCACCGACGGCGACCTGGCCGTCATCAAGGAGGCGCTACACCGCTGGAAGGTCGTCTTCTTCCGCGGCCAGGACCTCGACCACGCCTCGCAGATCGCCTTCGCCCGGCAGTTCGGCGACCTGACCTATGCCCACCCGCACGACGACACCCCGCCGGAGGACCACCCCGAGATCTTCACCATCGACCCGCGCCGCTACGAGGAGCGCTACGGCAAGGGGTTCCGCGAGGCCACGAAGAAGCGCCGCTACAGCTACTTCTCCGGCTGGCACACCGATGTCACCGCTTCCGTCAACCCGCCCGCCGGATCGATCCTGCGCGCCGAAACCGTCCCCGAGTTCGGCGGCGACACCCAGTGGACCAACCTGGTCGCCGCGTACGAAGGCCTGTCCGCCCCGGTACGTGCATTCGTCGACACGCTGCGCGCCGAGCACCGCTACGGCGGCGCCGAGAAGCCCACCGACGACAGCGCCTACGCCCGCCGCGTGAACGACAACCTGCTCGTCGCCGTCCACCCGGTGGTCCGCGTCCACCCCGAGACCGGGGAGCGCGCGCTCTTCGTCAACCCCGGCTTCACCAGCCACATCGTGGACGTGACCCCGAGCGAGAGCCGCACCATCCTCAACCTGCTCTACGAGGAGATCACTCGCCCCGAGTACACCGTCCGCTTCCGCTGGGAGCCGGGCAGTGTCGCCTTCTGGGACAACCGGGCCACCGCCCACCTCGCCCCGCGCGACATCGAGCACCTGAACGTCGAGCGCCGTCTGCACCGCGTCACGTTGATCGGTGAACTCCCGGTCGGCCCCGACGGGCAGGAGTCCGAACTGGTTGCGGGCAAGCCGTTCACCGCCGAACACCGGGTGGTCGTCGCTACCTGAGGCGCTGCCGACCGAGGTCGCCGCGCCGTCCTCCGCAGAGGGCGGCTCGGCACCGCAGCCGCATCCGTCGGAACTGGTCGACGTGGCCGAACTGCAGCCTGCCGAACCGGTTGTTGATGCGGCAGGCCATGTTGTGCCCGGGAGCGGCCTGCCAAGGTAGCGACAGGGCCTCTGTACCTGTCCCACCAACCACTGCCCGATTAGGTTGGAGCATTTCAGCCGCCACGAGAAGCCGCAAAGGCCCCTCAGAGCCCGCGCCATGTACCTCATCCGCGATCGGGCCGCGAGATCCCCTGTTCTCTTCGACCAGATCCTGTGCGACGCCGGCATCCAGACCGTGCTCACCGGCGTCCGGACACCACGTATGAACGCCATCATCGAGCGCTGGGTCCAGACCTGCCGCCACGAACTCCTGGACCGCACCTTGATCTGGAACGAGCACCACCTGCGGCACGCCCTTCGCCAGTTCGAACTGCATCACAACGCTCACCG
The DNA window shown above is from Streptomyces sp. NBC_01445 and carries:
- a CDS encoding TauD/TfdA dioxygenase family protein codes for the protein MTSTISSKPTTSTATARPASGHTGADISGVDISKPLTDGDLAVIKEALHRWKVVFFRGQDLDHASQIAFARQFGDLTYAHPHDDTPPEDHPEIFTIDPRRYEERYGKGFREATKKRRYSYFSGWHTDVTASVNPPAGSILRAETVPEFGGDTQWTNLVAAYEGLSAPVRAFVDTLRAEHRYGGAEKPTDDSAYARRVNDNLLVAVHPVVRVHPETGERALFVNPGFTSHIVDVTPSESRTILNLLYEEITRPEYTVRFRWEPGSVAFWDNRATAHLAPRDIEHLNVERRLHRVTLIGELPVGPDGQESELVAGKPFTAEHRVVVAT
- a CDS encoding ROK family transcriptional regulator, which produces MKSLSAPARRGPMSLRRSDIPAVAPARRVSGAGSVLSAVLDHGPVARSTVARLTGLSPASVTGHTGRLVARGLIRESAQVTGPKGLGRPHIPLEIDTSRYLVAGAHIAVAHSTVSLMDLRGRILAVDRQSHRGTEPQRILGDLAARLPRLLAAHAAGRTVFGLGVATGHRVDPEAGLVIEHPQLGWRNVPVRDVLAAATGLQVQVDSHARALARAEQMLGEVTTRASAVLLFVGAVVDAAFATAGAIHLGPRSGAGSVAHLPLGSAGSGGAEPCPCGQTGCLQSEVSEHAMVRRAAEQGLPAGSFTQLLDQALAGEARAVALFRRRARLVGRAAALLLDMFDPEVLVVVEPGAGRLPQCLADLRAEVAERSWVCDDPERAVVPSSFTGSVLATAGGAVALGALYGDPLGSWPALPAVS
- a CDS encoding integrase core domain-containing protein, with translation MYLIRDRAARSPVLFDQILCDAGIQTVLTGVRTPRMNAIIERWVQTCRHELLDRTLIWNEHHLRHALRQFELHHNAHRPHQARNQAAPLRTVPEPITDPEQITRLDIRRQDQLGGVIHEYRNAA
- a CDS encoding ROK family transcriptional regulator translates to MTAISDHARPPLLVALPARPEPLSVEGGGPGALLRTLLRDGPAARTELVTRTRLSPAAVSRHTAELIGLGLLRELPPRVSPPRAGRPQVPVAIDPGHHVACGVHIALEHMTFAVVDLLGRVTAQRRLAHPGGPRQVLEQIGRVLPGFLGRHAAGRSVLGLGVVTGGWVDAEQGTVIEHAPLGWRDVPVRRVLGATTRLPVHVDGHARALAHAELLFGAGAGRSDLVQLFVGNVVDAAIAAGGSVLRGRRSGAGDVAHLPLGHIGQACGCGRTGCLQTAVSELAVAERAFETGAIPAPDFALLLDRARQGHHEALRVLRERLRTVGRAAALLLDVLNPELLVVVERTALTFPELLPDLYEEIAAHSHLCGDPERAVVPSSFGPHVLAVAAGSVVLDAVYRRPMELRTARSA
- a CDS encoding flavin reductase family protein; its protein translation is MTVAVSSHSATSTATGIAPGRFKQAFRRYPAGVVVVTADAGLGPVGFTATSLTSLSLDPPLVSFAIGTTTSSWPHVERSATAVVNFLGADQQALATTFATSGIDRFAAPTNWRRLPQGEPVLDGVAGWMRLDIEQLVPAGDHRIVIARVVDSWLDEGRSPLLFHDGSYLAV
- a CDS encoding TauD/TfdA dioxygenase family protein, yielding MSAPTQTVLDIVKVAGNIGAEIHGVDLASDLPDDTVAAIRAALLEHKVVFFRGQDLDEASHERFARGFGTPTTAHPTVPALEGAPAVLDLDYGKTTSRANHWHTDVTFVQRPPLGSILRAVTIPPYGGDTVWANTATAYANLPEELRALADQLWVVHSNQYDYAAYKPADDTEAAKRHRAVFTSVAYETEHPVVRVHPESGERVLVLGGFARRFVGWSAEDSRELLRLFQSYVTELENTVRWRWAPGDVAFWDNRATQHYAVADYGTLPRRVQRITLAGDVPVSVNGTHSRAVTGDDTTYNTALALPDDGGGNA